One part of the Salinivirga cyanobacteriivorans genome encodes these proteins:
- a CDS encoding PKD domain-containing protein, with protein MRNTILIIFLSIIPIISSAQVDSIFWFVAPAVTEQHNDEPINLVISSTQDAVPTNVEITMPVAPPGAFNPINITLNGYETQSINLDARKAIVESREMGGPDVNGILIVSDNPVTAYYEVDPNNNRDIYSLKGHNGLGYEFWVPVQDKFNNHFGYTPVARNRIDIVATEDNTQIEIDLPVASNNHPAGTFTITLNRGETYSVVSQDENIGSHLGGTHITVTNDKAIAVTVSDDSVDSPSGGWDLLGDQLVPIETPGVDGELKIGQEYIVVRTRLTLAHVDEYFFILATADNTQVEVDGVIVDPDLDQGETYAHSMTDATDYVNTSEPVYLFHVGGFGEEMGGALLPTIDGCKGSTRVSFTRTVGGDFFINLLVKENDRDGFVMEYEDGSTWNIPTGYFLPVPNTGNAWYYLDRNQNQFANGTGGGVPIGEVTTIYNTKGIFQLGLYNGTTTTGCKYGYFSDFKTNESAAVATGTNSGLIELCYGDSTFLRAQGGISYQWSSSTCPGCMEGDLTSNIIKVKPTPGSHKFLVEINNPCTGIETKEVTVNVDSLVQAYYTTSDPIITCDSLHVNTINNSIGASAGYNWYIDGVAFSSDAEPTLIYDNTGTEPDTINILLAAYRTLCADAFERQAIIYPDVNADFTPIDTAGCSPMDITFNNTTSSTGNTYKWDFGDGNLAFSENPSNTFSNSGTTDDIFDVEMVATSPYNCKDTANQTVTVHPPVNADYFINKTAGCAPLEVDVTNLSSLATIDNLQWVWGDGDTSFINNPGSHIYQNTTAGNLLRKLKLEVFSSDGCQDADSTDILVYPQVSAGFDQDAIDICHGTAVQFTDTAIGPITSRKWDFSDGTVLNGVGDTTHVFQNFGDTDSLFTVYQIVEGNAGCKDTASIDILVHPAISAGFTSDKNSGCTDLDVNFLDQSLGPVSSYEWDWGDGSPLENGSGPLTHTYTNATSGTLLYTAQQVVFNAAGCSDTITQLFEVYPEPDATFTAAPLSGCNPLDVDFAHTPTNNVDVQLSWNFGDASSGSDSAITHTYQHFNTTTTTFDVELAVQTARGCKDTATTTVDVGPYYDIAFTLDTAQGCSPFTIRPTNTSSGGIDTWTWKKEDVVFSSAQSPAAITLYNTTNNPIDTVITLIGSNTGGACEDSMQRTVTIYPSVDATYIQDVDEGCNPLTVNFTHTPANNPAMSFNWDFDDNNSSALQNPSHTFVNNTAASKIYNVQLNVTSPYNCKDSANSVVTVGSYVEARMSVSAVSGCAPFQVEFEDISNGDVATRTWLRNGTSFSNLANPQIIINNNSGVARQDTIMLIVENGSGFGCTDTAQKIITIYPEVDATFNHPVTQGCNPLTVDFTHNPAFPIPVDYTWDFGDESSSNLANPTHTFNNQTESPRTYNIKLLVESQHGCKDSTYSSVEVASRLDAKFVMPAAAGCSPFSASFQDASVGDINSWQWYIDGNPVSSTSTASTTLNNTTNFNITQDVKLVVSNSGPGNCVDSVTKQITAYPEVTANFSQDTDRGCNPLPVNFTYEPGGNTVNVNHDWDFGDGTSSDEQDPPHNFEHFNYNGTTTFEVWHTTTSEYGCTDQQSSTVVVEKALKAEFAIDPSAGCNPFDATFVNTTQGADTYQWTFGDGDTYDVNVLQDVSHQYTNSSYTNTATFDAQLLVTNTAGNCRDSMTKTVSVYPNVRATYDLSSTEGCHPLTVDFTNTSLGSNNFYWDFDDQTSATVTNPTHTFTNFSSTNDVFYDVYLLATNDFECQDDTTATIRVNHLPKSQFTIDNTESCSPLEILAQNTSIGYDDFQWRLGNGETSSSATLNYTYNNTGNSTASYQLELFTQTNRGCTDSSSLLLNVYPNVSADFNIETDRGCNPLTTAFDNLSVNADNFYWDFGDGTTSNQQNPTNRFEIQGYTNQTIPVKLVAASDYECTDSITKNVTVYVQPAAEFEADPATQQYPQSTVTITDLTNGGPFSYQWSFGDGNTSTQMFPGAHTYDTWGTYTIDLSVVNNDFNCADNASESITIDPPVVTAEFNIDDTAGCVPHTVTFTAEASQYPDDNYDYLWDFGDGTSSTEQQPTHTFDSAATYPITLTVVGDNGAVNAAGSVKVYPLPEVSFTMEPRLLMIPGDQTQCYNLTQYASDYLWDFGDGSTSTDKNPTHYYSTEGQYTVSLTATSAFGCQASATRENYIEVIGKGQVVFPNAFTPSLAGPSDGAYSDSDVSNNIFHPMAEGVVEYNLYIYNRWGELMFESKDVDVGWDGYYNGKLCPQDVYIWKVEGKFINGKTFEKTGDVTLLR; from the coding sequence ATGCGTAATACTATCCTGATTATATTTTTGTCAATTATACCAATCATATCGTCTGCCCAGGTAGATTCGATTTTTTGGTTTGTGGCTCCTGCAGTAACGGAACAACATAATGATGAACCCATCAATCTTGTCATATCGTCAACGCAGGACGCCGTACCTACAAATGTGGAAATAACCATGCCGGTTGCACCTCCGGGTGCTTTCAACCCAATAAATATTACATTAAACGGGTATGAAACGCAGAGTATAAACCTCGATGCCAGAAAAGCCATTGTAGAATCGAGAGAAATGGGAGGCCCGGATGTTAATGGAATACTGATAGTCTCCGACAACCCTGTAACGGCATATTATGAAGTAGACCCAAACAATAACAGAGATATATATTCACTTAAAGGACATAATGGATTGGGCTATGAATTTTGGGTTCCCGTGCAGGACAAATTCAATAATCATTTTGGCTATACACCTGTGGCAAGAAACCGCATTGATATTGTCGCTACAGAAGATAACACACAAATAGAAATAGACTTACCTGTTGCCTCCAACAATCACCCGGCAGGCACATTTACCATCACATTGAACAGAGGTGAAACCTATTCTGTCGTATCACAAGATGAAAATATAGGCAGTCACCTGGGTGGAACACATATAACAGTAACAAATGATAAAGCTATCGCCGTTACCGTTTCAGATGACTCTGTAGATTCTCCTTCTGGCGGCTGGGATCTGCTTGGAGACCAACTGGTCCCCATCGAAACACCAGGTGTTGATGGTGAGTTAAAAATTGGACAGGAATATATTGTTGTACGAACAAGATTAACTTTAGCACATGTAGATGAGTATTTTTTTATTTTAGCTACAGCAGATAATACCCAGGTAGAAGTAGACGGAGTAATTGTAGATCCGGATTTGGATCAGGGAGAAACCTACGCCCACTCAATGACCGACGCTACGGATTATGTTAATACATCTGAACCCGTATATCTTTTCCATGTTGGTGGATTCGGAGAAGAAATGGGGGGCGCGCTATTGCCCACAATTGATGGATGTAAAGGATCGACACGAGTTAGTTTCACCCGTACAGTGGGCGGTGATTTTTTCATCAACCTTTTGGTCAAAGAAAATGACAGGGACGGTTTTGTAATGGAATATGAAGATGGAAGTACCTGGAACATTCCTACCGGTTATTTCCTTCCGGTGCCCAATACCGGAAATGCCTGGTATTACCTTGATCGGAACCAGAATCAGTTTGCCAATGGTACTGGTGGTGGAGTGCCCATTGGAGAAGTTACTACCATATACAATACAAAAGGTATTTTTCAGCTCGGACTATACAACGGAACTACAACTACAGGCTGTAAATATGGGTACTTTTCGGATTTTAAAACCAACGAATCTGCTGCAGTTGCAACCGGCACAAATTCAGGCTTAATAGAGCTATGCTATGGCGATTCGACTTTCCTCAGGGCACAGGGAGGTATCAGCTACCAATGGAGTTCCTCTACATGTCCTGGTTGTATGGAAGGCGATCTAACCTCAAATATCATAAAAGTTAAGCCCACACCAGGGAGCCATAAGTTTTTAGTTGAAATTAATAATCCGTGTACAGGTATCGAAACAAAAGAAGTTACCGTTAATGTAGATTCACTTGTACAAGCTTATTACACTACTAGCGATCCAATTATTACCTGCGACTCATTGCATGTTAACACCATAAATAATTCCATAGGGGCTTCCGCTGGGTATAACTGGTATATAGATGGAGTAGCCTTTTCATCGGATGCAGAACCAACACTAATATATGACAATACCGGCACCGAGCCCGATACTATAAATATTCTACTCGCCGCTTACAGAACACTCTGCGCTGACGCATTTGAAAGACAGGCCATTATATATCCCGATGTAAATGCAGACTTTACCCCCATTGATACTGCCGGTTGTAGCCCAATGGATATTACATTTAACAATACTACTTCATCAACCGGGAATACATATAAGTGGGATTTTGGTGACGGAAACCTGGCATTCAGCGAGAATCCGTCGAACACTTTTTCAAATTCCGGCACCACTGATGATATTTTTGATGTAGAGATGGTGGCTACATCGCCCTACAATTGCAAAGACACAGCAAATCAAACTGTAACAGTACACCCTCCGGTTAATGCAGATTATTTCATTAATAAAACTGCCGGCTGTGCACCTTTAGAGGTAGACGTTACAAACTTATCGTCACTTGCCACAATCGACAACCTACAATGGGTGTGGGGTGACGGTGATACATCATTTATCAACAACCCCGGATCGCATATTTATCAAAATACAACAGCAGGCAATCTATTAAGAAAGCTTAAACTGGAAGTATTCAGCAGCGATGGCTGCCAGGATGCCGATTCTACTGATATTCTGGTTTATCCCCAGGTATCGGCTGGTTTCGATCAGGATGCAATAGACATCTGTCATGGCACAGCTGTTCAATTTACCGACACTGCAATTGGCCCCATTACATCAAGAAAGTGGGACTTCAGCGATGGTACAGTACTCAACGGAGTTGGCGACACAACTCATGTATTCCAAAACTTTGGCGATACTGATTCGTTATTCACCGTATATCAAATTGTCGAAGGAAATGCAGGATGTAAAGACACAGCTTCAATTGATATTTTAGTGCACCCGGCTATTTCTGCTGGTTTCACAAGCGACAAAAACAGCGGATGTACGGATTTAGACGTAAACTTTCTGGACCAATCCCTTGGTCCGGTAAGCTCGTATGAATGGGACTGGGGCGATGGCTCTCCGCTTGAAAATGGCAGTGGCCCACTCACACATACTTATACCAATGCAACCTCGGGCACATTGCTTTACACAGCGCAGCAGGTAGTGTTTAATGCTGCCGGTTGCTCCGATACAATTACACAACTTTTTGAAGTTTACCCGGAACCCGACGCCACCTTCACCGCAGCACCACTTAGTGGTTGCAACCCACTGGATGTGGATTTTGCACACACACCCACCAATAATGTGGATGTGCAACTCAGCTGGAATTTTGGCGATGCTTCTTCGGGCAGCGACAGTGCCATTACCCACACCTATCAGCACTTTAATACAACCACAACCACTTTCGACGTGGAGCTGGCAGTGCAAACGGCCCGCGGTTGTAAAGATACGGCTACCACTACCGTGGATGTGGGTCCATATTACGATATTGCTTTCACCCTCGATACTGCCCAGGGTTGTTCGCCTTTTACAATCAGGCCTACCAACACTTCATCGGGTGGTATTGATACATGGACATGGAAAAAAGAAGATGTGGTTTTCTCTTCTGCTCAGTCGCCTGCAGCCATTACGCTGTACAACACCACCAACAACCCTATTGATACGGTCATTACACTCATTGGCTCAAACACCGGTGGGGCCTGCGAAGACAGCATGCAACGTACCGTAACCATTTACCCATCTGTTGATGCTACCTATATTCAGGATGTAGACGAAGGTTGTAATCCTTTAACTGTGAATTTTACTCATACCCCGGCCAACAACCCGGCCATGAGTTTCAACTGGGATTTTGACGACAACAACTCCTCGGCACTGCAAAATCCTTCCCACACCTTTGTAAACAACACTGCTGCATCTAAAATTTATAATGTGCAACTCAATGTCACCTCACCATACAACTGTAAAGATTCTGCCAACTCCGTGGTTACAGTAGGTTCGTATGTGGAAGCCCGGATGTCGGTTAGCGCAGTCAGCGGTTGCGCCCCTTTCCAGGTCGAGTTTGAGGATATTTCCAATGGTGATGTGGCCACACGAACATGGCTGCGTAACGGGACTTCATTCTCTAACCTGGCCAACCCGCAAATTATTATCAATAACAACAGCGGGGTTGCAAGGCAGGATACCATTATGCTCATTGTAGAAAATGGCAGTGGGTTTGGCTGTACCGATACGGCTCAAAAAATCATTACCATTTATCCCGAAGTGGATGCCACTTTCAATCATCCCGTTACCCAGGGGTGTAATCCGCTTACGGTTGATTTTACACACAACCCGGCATTCCCCATACCGGTTGACTACACATGGGATTTTGGCGATGAGTCGAGCAGCAACCTGGCCAACCCAACACACACTTTTAATAACCAGACCGAATCGCCGCGCACTTACAATATTAAGCTGCTGGTAGAGTCGCAACATGGTTGTAAAGACTCTACTTACAGCTCGGTGGAGGTGGCTTCAAGGCTCGATGCCAAATTTGTAATGCCGGCTGCTGCTGGCTGCTCACCTTTCAGTGCTTCTTTCCAGGATGCTTCTGTAGGTGATATTAATTCATGGCAGTGGTACATCGATGGTAACCCGGTAAGCAGCACAAGCACGGCATCGACTACGCTGAACAACACCACTAATTTCAATATTACACAGGATGTGAAGCTCGTGGTATCTAATTCAGGGCCCGGAAATTGTGTCGACTCGGTGACAAAGCAAATTACGGCCTATCCGGAAGTGACGGCCAATTTCAGCCAGGATACCGATCGCGGTTGTAACCCGCTGCCGGTGAACTTCACTTATGAGCCCGGTGGCAATACGGTCAACGTGAACCACGACTGGGACTTTGGTGATGGTACATCTTCTGACGAGCAGGACCCACCTCACAATTTCGAGCATTTCAACTACAATGGTACCACAACTTTTGAGGTTTGGCACACCACAACCTCTGAATACGGGTGTACCGATCAGCAATCTTCGACCGTGGTGGTTGAAAAAGCACTGAAAGCAGAATTTGCCATTGACCCAAGTGCAGGGTGTAATCCTTTCGATGCTACATTTGTAAATACCACACAGGGGGCCGATACCTACCAGTGGACCTTTGGCGATGGCGATACCTATGATGTAAATGTACTGCAGGATGTAAGCCATCAGTACACCAACAGCTCATACACCAACACCGCAACCTTTGATGCCCAGCTACTGGTGACCAACACTGCCGGTAACTGCCGCGACTCTATGACCAAAACCGTTTCGGTTTATCCTAATGTCAGGGCCACCTACGACCTCTCTTCTACAGAAGGGTGTCATCCTCTTACCGTCGACTTTACAAACACTTCGCTGGGTAGCAACAATTTTTACTGGGATTTTGACGACCAGACCAGTGCCACGGTAACCAACCCGACGCACACATTTACCAATTTCAGCTCTACCAACGATGTGTTTTACGATGTTTATTTACTGGCCACCAATGATTTTGAGTGCCAGGATGATACCACTGCAACCATCAGGGTTAATCACCTGCCCAAAAGCCAGTTTACAATTGACAATACCGAAAGTTGCAGTCCGCTCGAAATTCTGGCTCAAAATACCTCCATCGGGTATGACGATTTCCAGTGGCGCCTCGGAAACGGGGAGACCTCATCCAGTGCCACACTCAATTATACGTACAACAACACAGGAAACAGCACGGCCAGTTATCAGCTGGAGCTCTTTACCCAGACCAACAGGGGCTGTACCGACAGCAGTTCGCTATTGCTCAATGTATACCCCAACGTATCGGCTGATTTCAATATTGAAACCGACCGCGGGTGTAACCCTCTCACTACGGCCTTTGACAATTTATCGGTCAATGCCGACAATTTCTACTGGGACTTTGGCGATGGCACCACATCTAATCAGCAGAACCCAACCAACCGATTCGAAATTCAGGGATACACCAACCAAACTATTCCCGTGAAGCTCGTGGCAGCTTCTGATTATGAGTGTACAGACTCCATCACAAAAAATGTAACCGTGTATGTGCAGCCTGCGGCCGAGTTTGAGGCCGATCCGGCTACGCAGCAATACCCGCAAAGTACAGTTACCATTACTGATTTAACCAATGGCGGGCCTTTCAGCTACCAATGGAGCTTTGGCGATGGTAATACTTCGACACAAATGTTCCCGGGTGCGCACACTTACGATACATGGGGTACTTACACCATTGATCTGAGTGTGGTGAACAATGATTTTAATTGTGCAGACAATGCCAGCGAAAGCATCACCATTGATCCGCCCGTGGTTACTGCTGAATTCAATATTGACGATACCGCAGGTTGTGTGCCACATACCGTCACTTTTACGGCTGAAGCTTCGCAGTACCCCGACGACAATTACGATTACCTGTGGGACTTTGGCGATGGTACATCATCTACAGAGCAGCAGCCCACACACACATTTGATTCGGCTGCCACTTATCCCATTACACTGACCGTAGTGGGTGATAATGGTGCTGTAAATGCAGCTGGTTCTGTCAAGGTATATCCACTGCCTGAGGTATCATTCACCATGGAGCCCCGCCTGCTTATGATTCCCGGCGATCAGACCCAGTGCTACAACCTCACCCAGTATGCTTCTGATTATTTATGGGACTTTGGCGATGGATCGACCAGCACTGACAAAAACCCGACGCATTACTACAGCACGGAAGGACAATATACTGTTTCACTCACTGCCACCAGTGCTTTTGGCTGCCAGGCCTCAGCCACACGAGAAAACTACATTGAGGTTATTGGCAAAGGGCAGGTTGTTTTTCCTAATGCCTTTACCCCTTCGCTGGCAGGGCCTTCGGATGGTGCCTACAGCGATTCTGATGTAAGTAACAACATTTTCCACCCAATGGCCGAAGGGGTTGTGGAATACAATCTGTATATTTACAACCGCTGGGGCGAACTCATGTTCGAAAGTAAAGATGTAGATGTGGGATGGGACGGTTATTACAACGGAAAGTTATGCCCCCAGGATGTATATATCTGGAAGGTAGAAGGAAAATTTATCAATGGTAAAACCTTTGAAAAAACTGGAGATGTTACACTACTGCGATAA